In a genomic window of Deltaproteobacteria bacterium:
- the pgsA gene encoding CDP-diacylglycerol--glycerol-3-phosphate 3-phosphatidyltransferase, protein MVFNLANILTLGRIFLVPVIVLLLAYPGRMTCMTALIFFAAASLTDLADGFVARRYNQITTLGKFLDPIADKILVSSVLISLVGLGWVPAWAAVIIVVREILVTGLRAVAAQQGLVIAADAYGKIKTVFQMLSIGPLILHYPVFGIDPNPLGLTMLYISLVMTVYSGGNYFLNFYKIWTK, encoded by the coding sequence ATGGTTTTCAATCTGGCCAACATCCTGACTTTAGGACGGATATTTCTCGTTCCGGTCATCGTCCTCCTCTTGGCCTATCCCGGACGGATGACCTGCATGACGGCCCTAATCTTTTTCGCGGCTGCCTCGCTCACCGATCTGGCTGATGGTTTCGTGGCCCGGCGATACAATCAGATCACAACTCTTGGAAAGTTTTTGGACCCCATCGCCGACAAGATCCTCGTCAGCTCTGTCCTCATCTCCCTTGTTGGTTTGGGCTGGGTTCCGGCTTGGGCGGCAGTGATCATTGTCGTCAGGGAGATCCTGGTTACCGGATTGAGGGCCGTGGCCGCTCAGCAGGGACTGGTCATAGCCGCTGACGCGTACGGCAAGATCAAGACGGTTTTCCAGATGCTGAGTATTGGCCCCCTCATCCTTCATTATCCGGTCTTCGGCATTGACCCGAATCCTTTGGGCCTGACCATGCTCTACATTTCCCTGGTTATGACCGTCTATTCGGGAGGAAATTATTTTTTGAACTTTTACAAAATCTGGACGAAGTGA
- a CDS encoding lytic transglycosylase, whose amino-acid sequence MVSIGNSMESVEKGAVISIMGFSVILAWAVVLTWASCAGSGTIYFYKDEHGGLHFTDLPTSDKFQPYITFGEAKQLDDRKFARVVSFYSERHDLDEALVHAVIEVESGYRSDAVSSAGAQGLMQIMPDTQKDLGLKRPFDPEENIDAGIRYLKMMLTKFQDIPLALAAYNAGPTNVEKYRGIPPFQETKNYVKKVMHIYNRIKGQG is encoded by the coding sequence ATGGTCAGCATCGGAAATTCCATGGAATCAGTTGAAAAAGGCGCTGTCATCTCAATTATGGGTTTCAGCGTCATCTTGGCCTGGGCAGTGGTTCTGACATGGGCCAGTTGCGCCGGGTCCGGAACCATCTATTTCTACAAAGATGAACACGGTGGTCTTCATTTCACCGATCTGCCGACATCGGACAAGTTCCAGCCTTACATTACCTTTGGTGAGGCCAAGCAGCTGGACGACCGGAAGTTCGCAAGGGTCGTGTCCTTCTATAGCGAAAGACACGATCTGGACGAGGCTCTGGTCCATGCGGTGATTGAGGTGGAGTCGGGTTATCGGAGCGATGCAGTTTCCTCTGCCGGGGCCCAGGGGCTGATGCAGATCATGCCCGATACCCAAAAGGATCTTGGTCTGAAGCGGCCCTTTGATCCGGAGGAGAACATCGACGCCGGCATCAGATATCTCAAGATGATGTTGACCAAGTTTCAGGACATTCCCCTGGCTCTGGCCGCCTACAACGCCGGGCCGACCAACGTCGAAAAGTATCGGGGCATCCCGCCTTTCCAGGAGACCAAAAACTACGTGAAAAAGGTCATGCACATCTACAATCGGATCAAGGGACAGGGATGA